The sequence below is a genomic window from Candidatus Cloacimonadota bacterium.
CCGAACAGTGTGACCTATCCCGCTTTCATGGCTGGTGCCAGCCTTGTTGACAAAGCCGTTTTCAGTTGGGAACAGGATTCCAAAGATTTGGGCATTCTGGTGGATATTGCCAGCGTAAACCTCGGCGTGACACAGCTTTCCTCTGGTGGGTTGTTGCATGGGCAGCTTGAAGTGGCAGGACATTACGGATTTCAAAGACCCCTGCAAAGCGAAATCGGCTACTACAGCTACGTCAGCTCTTTTTCAGACGGAAAAGAACGTACCTACAGGATTTGGGACGGCCAGTGGGGCGCGGAAGCCAGATTGCAGCTTGGTGTCAGGATTGCCAAACACAATTACCTGAACCTGCACGCCGGCACGCGCTATCAACAGCCTCTGAGCGGTAACTGGTATGCGAATCAAGACATTAGCGATTGGATGCTGGAAGACGCGGCTTTGCCCGCACCCTCCATTCCAACCGGTGCGCCCAGTCGCAATGCAGCTTTCGAAGGTTGGGGCTTCCATGTGGGCATTGGCATCGAAACCGGGGTTTTTCCCTACCTTTTGGGTCAGCTTTTCGACGCCGCGGATAAAGACCTGAAATAGATGTATATCAAGGATTTGAAGATGAAAAATGTAATCGTTTGCCTGCTGTTTTTCTGCGTCATTTTTTCGCTTTCCGCAGGGGCATGGACTTGGGCAAAAAGCCTCGATGCTGCGGAAGTGAGAGCTTGGGATATGGCTTCCTCACCGTTCTGCGACGCGCTTTGGGTGGCAGGGCAATTCAGCGAAACCATGAATTTCATGGGACAGGAATATCCCGCCCTGGGCGAGCCTGATGCCTACGTTGCCAAATATTCCCTCGCCGGCGAGGAGCAGTGGTTTCGAAGTTTCGGCTCTCCGGAGGAAGATGTATGTTTTTCCGTGGCAACTGGTTACAACGATTGGGGCAATTGCTTTTTCACCGGCTATTTTAATGGCACGATGAGCGTGGAAGGAATTGAACTGGTTTCAAACGGGAGCTGGGACGTGTTTTATGGCAAACTGGATGCGGACGGTAACTTGCAGTGGCTCAAAAAGTTCGGCGGAGCCTTGTACGATATGGGCTATGGCATGGCGGTGGATAGTGAGGATTATTTTGTGATTACGGGCTGGTTTGCAGACTCAATCGATTTTGGAAATGGCATCATTCTGGAGTCTTACGGCGGCAGCGATATGTTCCTGGCACGTTTTGACCCCCAAGGAAACTGTCTCTGGGCACGGCATGGCGGCGGAATCGGTGTTGATTATGGTTTCAAGGTCGATGTGGGATTGGATGGCAAAATTTACGCCACCGGCACATCCTCTGTGGGAGCGGATTTTGATGGACTCACCCCAAGCCAAAACGGTATGTTTTTAGCGGTTTATGATGTGGACGGCACCATCCTGCGCCTGACCTCGGCAAAGAACGCCAACCCCATAAATATCAGCGTTTCAAAGCAATCGGAATCCGAAAGCAGGGTTTTGCTGACCGGAAGGGTGACCGGTTCGGCGATTTTCGACGGCGTAACTTACAGCAGCATGGATGATTCCGACGATATATTCCTGGCGGAATACGATTTTGAGGAAAACCTCTGGAGCAATGTTCAAATCATCGGTGGGCCTGGTTCTGACAAGGGTCGCGCCGTTTTCGTGCATGATGTTTTTGGTTACAGCCTGGCAGCTTCATTTGAGGAAGAGCTTTATTATCAAGGACTTGAAGCCATTGCTGAAGGCAGTTGGGATTGCCTGCTCATACGTGAATTCGATGAACCTGCCATGACCTGGTTTGGCAGCCAAAACACTGATGTGATTGCCGATTTGCTGCGCTATGACGCCTTCCGCGAATATAGTTGCGGCTGGTATTGCGGAGAGATGAACCTGGGTGGCGTAACTTTGAATAGCGGCTCAGACTTTATCCAAAGCGGCTTTGTTGCCTGCTACGATTTTTCCGCCAGTTCCGTCAATGCTGAATTTTTGCCCGCACCCTCTTCCCTATTCTGTTATCCAAATCCTTTTGGGGAAACGCTTTACATCCAAACAAAACTTGGGGAGGCGCAAACTTTGCGTGTTTTCAACCTCAAGGGTCAAAAAGTGAAAACTCTACAACCCCAAGGGAAAAACAACTGGCATTGGGATGGACGTAACGAAAGCGGAAGCAAGTGCCCGCCAGGGGTTTACATCATCTCAGGAGAGAAAGGCTTGGGAGTGAGAAAGATCTTGCTGGCTCCCTGAAAGAAAAGTCCGTGTTGGAACGCAGCCATTAAAGACTTCCAGATCTTATACAGCTATTTTTTACGGGTTTCCAAAGTCTCTTCATAATTATAGAACGAGTCTCCTGAAAATGAGGTTGAAGTCTCCTAACCCTCTGTGTCGCTTAACATTGCTTTTGAAACATAAGGGAGACTAAAGGCGGCAAGCAAGAAGGCATGAAAACAAGTCATTGAGAATAAACTCAGGAACTAAACAGAAAAAAGGCTGAAAGCCCAGCGGTTAGCTTGTAACAACTATAAATTTCAACGCGTTATCCGTGCAATAATTTGGCTTGAATCCGCTGTTGCCACATTTTGTTTGACAAAGACCACAGGACAAAAATCATGTTCTTTCACGCTGGATTTATTGCGTATTTCATTGCAGCGTGGTATTTAAACTCACAAGGAGCCCTGATGGAACAGGATTTTAGCAGGCTGGATGAGATTATTTCAGCCCACCGGGAAAAAAAGGGAGCGCTGATACCGCTATTGCAGGCTGTGCAAGGCCTGGACGGCTATCTTTCCCGCCCTGTTCTGCAATATATTGCCAGCGAACTGGGCATCCCGCCCGCCGAAGTTTACGGTGTGGCTACCTTTTATTCAATTTTCCGGCTTCAGCCCCAGGGAAAACATATCATCCGCCTTTGCAAAGGCACTGCCTGTCATGTTTCAGATGCGGATGGGATTAAAGCTTCGCTTTTTGAAAACCTCGGCTTGGCGTTAAACGAAAGCACCACCAAGGATATGCAATTCACGGTGGTGGAAGTGGCTTGCCTGGGCTGCTGTTCCCTGGCGCCGGTGATTATGATTGACGACCAAACTTTTGGCAAGCTGAGTCCGGAGATGATTCCCGGCATTTTGGATCGTTTCAGGGACGCGGGGGCTTGATATGGATAAAATGATGGTGAAAGTCGGGCTGGCAAGCTGTGGCATTGCCGCCGGTGCTGAAGAAGTCTATCTCAAACTGCAAGAGCATCTTGGCGCTCATCCCGGGGCGTTCCAGCTTGCGGAAACCGCCTGCAACGGCATGTGTTTTGAAGAGCCGATTGTGGAGCTTTGCGGGCTGGAATTGGGAAAAGTGACCCTGGGACGCGTGAATCCTCAGAATATCCTGGCTTTGGTGGAAGAATATAAAAGCGGCAAGCTGCCTTCCTCAAACATAATTTTGGCAGAGCTGCATCCCGCGAAACACAATGAACTGATGGCAAACCAAAAGCGTATCGTGTTGCAAAACTGTGGGATTATCGATCCGCTTTCGATACAGGATTATGAAGATCGCGGTGGCTACGTCGCCCTGCGCAAAGCTTTGAAACTTTCCCCGGAAAACATCATTGCTGAAATCCAAAACTCCGGTTTGCGAGGACGCGGAGGCGCGGGATTTTCCACCGGACTGAAATGGGCACTCTGCGCGGCATCCAAAAGCGACAAAAAATATGTGATTTGCAATGCCGACGAAGGCGACCCCGGCGCGTTCATGGATCGCAGCATGCTGGAAGGCGACCCTCACAAAGTGTTGGAAGGCATGATGATAGGCGCCTACGCCATGGGTTCGGATGAAGGTTATATCTATTGCCGGGCTGAATATCCGCTCGCCATCAAACATTTGAATGCTGCCATCAAAGCCGCCCAGGAGCGTAACTATCTGGGAAACAACATTCTGGGCACGGGTTTCAGCTTCAAGCTCCACATCAAGGAAGGTGCGGGAGCTTTCGTTTGCGGCGAAGAAACCGCGCTCATTCATTCCATTGAGGGAAGCCGCGGTATGCCCACAATCAGGCCTCCGTTCCCGGCGGAAAGCGGACTTTGGGGCAAACCCACAAATATTAACAACGTGGAAACCTGGGCAAATATTGCCTGGATTATCCAAAACGGCGCCCAGGCTTTCAGGGCTATGGGAACCCATAAATCACCGGGCACCAAGGTGTTCGCCCTGGCTGGAATGATTGCCGGCAGCGGTTTGATTGAAATTCCGATGGGAATGACGCTGCGGGACATTATCTATAAAGTTGGCGGCGGCATGAAAACCGACAAACCCTTCAAAGCGCTGCAGATTGGCGGGCCTTCCGGAGGCTGTGTGCCCGCGGAACTGCTTGATACCATTGTGGATTACGACAGCATCACCGCCACAGGCGCCATCATGGGTTCGGGTGGAATGGTGGTGATGGATTCCGGCACTTGCATGGTTGACGTGGCTCGCTATTTCTTGAATTTCACCCAAAACGAATCCTGCGGAAAATGTACATTTTGCCGAATTGGAACGCGGCGCATGTTGGAAATTCTCACCCGCATCACCGAGGGCAAGGGAGTGCCCGAAGACCTTGATAAACTTGAAGAACTGGCAACGAACATCATCAAAGGTTCCCTGTGCGGACTGGGGCAATCCGCGCCAAATCCGGTTTTAACCACTTTGAAGTATTTTAGAGAAGAATATCTGGCGCATATAAACGAAAACCGCTGTCCCGCAGGGGTTTGCACCGTTCTTTTGCGCTATGAAATCCATCCTGATAAATGTATCGGCTGCACCGCCTGCGCGCGTGCCTGTCCTGTAAACTGCATTTCCGGATATGTGAAAAAGCCCCACCTCATCGATCAAAGCCAGTGCATCCAATGTGGACAGTGCTACAAAGTCTGCAAATTCGATGCCATCACAAAAGGATAAATGAATGATCACGGTAACCCTGAACGGAAAACAAGTTAAAGCAGAAGCCGGGATCACCGTCCTGGAACTCGCCCGACGCCACGGCATTGAAATTCCAACCCTTTGCGACGATAAAGAGCTGAATCCTTATGGCTCCTGCTGGGTTTGCGCGGTTGAAGTGAAGGGACGCCGCGGTTTTGTGACTTCCTGCGGAACAGTGATCAGCCCTGGAATGGAGATTGTGACCGATTCCGATGAGATTCACGCCGCGCGCAAAATGGCGTTGGAACTGCTGATCTCGGATCACTATGCCGATTGCGAAGCACCCTGCAAACTTGCCTGTCCCGACCATGTGGATGTGCAAAGTTACGTTTCGCTGATTGCCAACAAGCAATATCACGATGCAGTTAAAGTTATCAAAGACACCCTTCCCATGCCGCTTTCCATCGGTCGTGTTTGTCCCGCTTTTTGTGAAAGAGAATGCCGGAGACAGATTGTTGACGAAGCCATAGCCATTAGACAATTAAAGCGTTACGCCGCCGATGAGGACCTGAACGATTTTTGGAGCTACATCCCCGAAAAAGCCGCGGCATCCGGAAAAAGGGTGGCAATTGTGGGCGCCGGACCTTCCGGACTCACCTGTGGATATTATCTCTCGAATTTGGGACACGAAGTCACGGTTTTTGAAGCCGCTCCCGAAGCGGGAGGCTGGCTGCGCTATGGAATTCCGGAATACCGGCTTCCCAAAGATATATTGGACAGCGAAATAGAGCTGATGTGCGCCAACGGTATGAAGATTGAATATGGCGTCAGTTTGGGCAAAGAATTCACACTTGAGGGGCTCAGAACAGGTTACGACGCGGTTTACCTTGCCATCGGCGCGCAAAAAGCAGTGGCAATGCCGGTTAAAGGCTCCGACCTTGAAGGTTGCTACCTGGGCGTGGATTT
It includes:
- the nuoE gene encoding NADH-quinone oxidoreductase subunit NuoE, which translates into the protein MMEQDFSRLDEIISAHREKKGALIPLLQAVQGLDGYLSRPVLQYIASELGIPPAEVYGVATFYSIFRLQPQGKHIIRLCKGTACHVSDADGIKASLFENLGLALNESTTKDMQFTVVEVACLGCCSLAPVIMIDDQTFGKLSPEMIPGILDRFRDAGA
- a CDS encoding T9SS type A sorting domain-containing protein; protein product: MKNVIVCLLFFCVIFSLSAGAWTWAKSLDAAEVRAWDMASSPFCDALWVAGQFSETMNFMGQEYPALGEPDAYVAKYSLAGEEQWFRSFGSPEEDVCFSVATGYNDWGNCFFTGYFNGTMSVEGIELVSNGSWDVFYGKLDADGNLQWLKKFGGALYDMGYGMAVDSEDYFVITGWFADSIDFGNGIILESYGGSDMFLARFDPQGNCLWARHGGGIGVDYGFKVDVGLDGKIYATGTSSVGADFDGLTPSQNGMFLAVYDVDGTILRLTSAKNANPINISVSKQSESESRVLLTGRVTGSAIFDGVTYSSMDDSDDIFLAEYDFEENLWSNVQIIGGPGSDKGRAVFVHDVFGYSLAASFEEELYYQGLEAIAEGSWDCLLIREFDEPAMTWFGSQNTDVIADLLRYDAFREYSCGWYCGEMNLGGVTLNSGSDFIQSGFVACYDFSASSVNAEFLPAPSSLFCYPNPFGETLYIQTKLGEAQTLRVFNLKGQKVKTLQPQGKNNWHWDGRNESGSKCPPGVYIISGEKGLGVRKILLAP
- a CDS encoding FAD-dependent oxidoreductase — protein: MITVTLNGKQVKAEAGITVLELARRHGIEIPTLCDDKELNPYGSCWVCAVEVKGRRGFVTSCGTVISPGMEIVTDSDEIHAARKMALELLISDHYADCEAPCKLACPDHVDVQSYVSLIANKQYHDAVKVIKDTLPMPLSIGRVCPAFCERECRRQIVDEAIAIRQLKRYAADEDLNDFWSYIPEKAAASGKRVAIVGAGPSGLTCGYYLSNLGHEVTVFEAAPEAGGWLRYGIPEYRLPKDILDSEIELMCANGMKIEYGVSLGKEFTLEGLRTGYDAVYLAIGAQKAVAMPVKGSDLEGCYLGVDFLKERSLGNTPALGKKVAIVGGGNTAIDCARTAIRLGCEVSVIYRRTKDEMPAEAFEIDAAEQEGVVFHYLCNPVEYHGKNGKLNKVTIEKMRLGEPDSSGRRRPEPTGEFFTEGFDSIIAAISQIPDVEVFADPQNRIAGKELPLSRWQTAIVDENTMYTGLENVFAGGDFRRGPATAIEAIADGRFAGEAIHRLLSGKAIF
- a CDS encoding NADH-quinone oxidoreductase subunit NuoF → MDKMMVKVGLASCGIAAGAEEVYLKLQEHLGAHPGAFQLAETACNGMCFEEPIVELCGLELGKVTLGRVNPQNILALVEEYKSGKLPSSNIILAELHPAKHNELMANQKRIVLQNCGIIDPLSIQDYEDRGGYVALRKALKLSPENIIAEIQNSGLRGRGGAGFSTGLKWALCAASKSDKKYVICNADEGDPGAFMDRSMLEGDPHKVLEGMMIGAYAMGSDEGYIYCRAEYPLAIKHLNAAIKAAQERNYLGNNILGTGFSFKLHIKEGAGAFVCGEETALIHSIEGSRGMPTIRPPFPAESGLWGKPTNINNVETWANIAWIIQNGAQAFRAMGTHKSPGTKVFALAGMIAGSGLIEIPMGMTLRDIIYKVGGGMKTDKPFKALQIGGPSGGCVPAELLDTIVDYDSITATGAIMGSGGMVVMDSGTCMVDVARYFLNFTQNESCGKCTFCRIGTRRMLEILTRITEGKGVPEDLDKLEELATNIIKGSLCGLGQSAPNPVLTTLKYFREEYLAHINENRCPAGVCTVLLRYEIHPDKCIGCTACARACPVNCISGYVKKPHLIDQSQCIQCGQCYKVCKFDAITKG